CTGCACATGTAATAATAGTGCACTAATCATAAAATCctgcacataaaaaaaaaggaaattgtaCATCTGTGGTTTCTATTCTTCAGTAGATTTTCCCTTATTGACCACTTTCATGCTCTTGGCTATTTCTTGCAGAATTGTAGCCTACTTTTTTGATTGAGAAGTGCATTGCTGTCTAATCTTTTTTGGGTTATTTTTCTCTGGAAAATTTCTTCCAGTGTGGCTCACTTTTTGGAATCCCGAGGAATGCTAGAGGATGCTCTTGAAGTAGCTACAGATCCTAATTACCGATTTGATCTAGCTGTGCAGCTTGGGAAACTTGAAATTGCTAAGGTATGCCTAGTGATTGAATAACTAAATAGCTGGTGATTATTGAGTTTTATGAGAGGgctattttttggtttgaataaataatttaaattttttatctacaCCTGAATAACGATCTTTCTCACTTTAGGCTATTGCTGTTGAAGTTCAAAGTGAATCTAAGTGGAAGCAGTTGGGTGAGCTAGCGATGTCCATTGGAAAGGTATTTTAGTGTTCATTGCTTttctaaacttttaaataaatcatgGGAGAGATCATGGTAATCAAATGACTTGACTCAAGCTTATAACAATGGGGTTGGAAAGGTTTTAACTGAAGAAGTTTTCTGATTCTAGATTGGGAGCTTGACTTGGATACCTAGATGATACTTTCATAAGTGACATGTTTCTAGTTTATTTATGTTGGTTTCTTCTATGCAGTTAGAAATGGCTGAGGAATGTTTATCAAATGCCATGGATTTGAGTGGTCTGTTGCTGCTTTACTCTTCTCTTGGAGATGCTGAAGGAATTACAAGACTTGCATCTCTGGCTAAAGAGCAAGGAAAGAACAATGTTGCCTTCCTCTGTCTGTTTATGCTTGGCAAATTGGAAGACTGCCTTCAACTCTTGTTGGAAAGGTGAAATTTTCATATACTGATTTCTGGATGCAAAATGTCAGGCGGTTATCTGTTCACCTACATATAATGCATAAGTTTGTGGTATTGTTGTCATTATGATTATATGCGTTGCAGTAATCGGATACCAGAAGCTGCACTAATGGCACGATCTTATCTTCCAAGCAAAGTAACTGAGATTGTATCTGTGTGGAAAAATGATCTCAACAAGGTTTGTACTTGTTAGCTTGACTTTTATAGCATCTGTTGCCAAGACATTTGGAAATTTAGAGGAATTGAAGTTGGCTGGtcatttatttttgaaagattTTTCCTTTCACTCTGTGGTTTCTCTTCTTTCATTTAACtgcctttattttttatttttttattttttgaatttcctgatttttggttgttgttgtttttgtacaAGGTTAACCCAAAAGCTGCTGAATCTTTGGCTGATCCCGAGGAATATCCAAATTTATTTGAGGACTGGCAAATTACTCTTGATGTTGAGTCTAATCTTGCCCTTAAAAGGTACCTGGAATTTAGCCATTGGCCCATTACccattattttacttttttttctttttatgctgTCCTGATTGAAATCTATTTGCATTTACTATTTTGACATAAATGAAGGAATTAAGTCAGTTTTTACGGTTTCTCATGCCATTGCAATCTTATGTTATCTCCATTACAAAGATACTTACATAAACTGCAAGTTGTTGGCTTCTTGTTTGGCATTATATCCTTCACGTGGTTTAGTATCTTTCTGCATTGTTATAAGACAAACAGATTGAAATTGTAGAGTGTGGAGAAGATTATGTGAGGGAAATGTTGTAAGCTAACAGAACTGTTCTGTTTGACTTAAGGTTTCTTTTCCTGAATCTGTGAGTATATTTCCAGTAATGGTTTGATTGGTTGCCTCTTCAAGCAGGGGCAGTTACCCACCTGCTGACCAATACGTGAACTATGCTGGGACATCAAACATGAACCTTGTTGAATCTTTCAAAAGCATGCAAATTGATGAATATGACGTACCTCTTGAAAATGGAGACACTGCGCATGAGGTACATTCTGCTTGTGTAATGGTTGCTTAGGTGCTTGTGACTTATTAATGAGAAACCTTGATGAGCTTGCAAATTTTATCTTAGTTTTGTTGTAaggtgtttatttttaattatggttTGGGGAAAGAGAAGGTTTTTCTGGAGATCTTTTTTACCAGAAACAGTAACTTTATTGGTAGCTATAGAGAAGTGAGCCTGGGCACTAGGGGCTGAGTGGAAGATGTCGCATTCAATTTTCATAATGGCATCTTCTTTCTATATGAGTCATTTTCCAATTCTGAGAAACTATCCACTTCCAATTAGATTTATGCAATTGCACCATAAATTTCTCCCTTGtggcaatttttttcaatttatttcctGAAATCTGAATGTGGAGTTGTCTTAACTGTCTCAAAAGTTTTGCCATCATCAGTTATTTGCTTTGATAACTCAAGTGATTTCTTGAATAGGATTTCTTGTAtgagtttaaaatattttcgtGTATTAGCCATATTCAAGCCATGATAATCACTCAAGAACAGCAATTAGGACAGTGTTTGTTGAAGATAGTAATCTATCATGTTTGTAATACAAGATTGAGAGCCAGAGTAGTGAAGAAATGGTTATGATCTGGATAGGGATAATTTTGCAATCTGGTTAACAACCATCTTTCCTAGCAAGAGTCATCATGCTTTTTTCAATAGGATATGAATCATTGTGGTGAACTGGAATTCAGCTTTATGATTTGTGAACCAACATGATAAATTGACTGCTGAGAGTAGTTAAGCCTGAAATGATTTTCTAGAACTGGAATTTAGCTTTTACGATTTAAGCAACCTTCATGTTCTCTTTCTACAAAATGGGGAAAATTGGGTTTCTCAACTAAAGCTTTTAGTCCTGCAAAGCTCTAATCCCTTATTCTTGTTCAAACAATGCCTGCCCTATATTATTTAGCCTGGGcaactttaaatataaaattatcttttttttttactataggATTCTTGTGTTGcagtttatgattttttatcatTCAATATATTTACAGGTAACTGAAGAGAATGGAGAAGAGGAACATCAAGAAACTGTCGAAATTGATGCAGAGGATACTACAGATGGCTCCGTCCTTGTTAATGGGAATGAAGGTGGCGAACAGTGGGGTACGAATAATGAAGGAAACCCGTCAGCATAAAATCAATTGGTTGGACAAGTGTAAAAACCAAATTTTGTCTCTTGtgattaattcattttttgtgTCCATTTTCTGTCTGATGTTTATGCTAATAATATATCCAGTATAGAACCAAGGGGTATACCTTAACTCTAGAATTTAGAGCCTGGAAAGTTGTCTTACTAAGGGATTGGCTTATTTTGGAACTGATTGTTAGACAAAATTGTAGTTGCTAAGCTACCATTAACCTTTAATGTTCAACCATCATAATGTTCATTGGCTGTCTTGTTCTATCTTGATTATTATGTCACACTTTTCTAGGAAGTATGTAGGATCCTTTTTGTCTCGTGAATcaaaagttattatttattcaacCAAAAATTTATCTCTTTGAAGATCTAAATACTATGCTTTGGTGTTGGAATTCTAGTCTGTCTTAAATATTATGTCACACTTTTCTAGCAAGTATGTAGGATCCTTTTGTCTAGTGAATcaaaagttattatttatttgtcttaAAAATGCCACTTATTCCATGTTGAATATCCCTATTTTTTTTAGCAGAAGTGCCATTTGAAGTTCCATTGAACAGTGAGTTGGCATCATACTTTGTTTAACTAGTGCAATATATAAGCTTTGTGATATTTGTCCTTGCATTTCATCTTTTTCGCTCAAGTTGTGTTTGTATGTAGTAGTCCAATTATGTAACCTCTGAACATATGCTATTTTCTATAAGACATTCTTTGTATCTATCTGACTCAACTGTTTGTTCATCTGGCAGTGCTTACACCAAGAGATTAGGGATCCGATAAGACTACAGCCAATTTCAGCAGTGATAACCCCGCTTTTTAAGGTGACACTGATGCCCTTAAAGACTTTGGTCAATAATATCTCATGCATTCTCTGAAAGGCTCTTTAAGCTATGTTGCTTCTTTGTGTAGTGTCATCGATAGGTCATTCTTGTATCTAGTTCAGGTTCAAAATAAACTTGGTCTCAGGTTTTACAATTTAGAGTGTTACCAATCTGTATGACTGGTTGCGATGGAATAGAAAAGCATGTTaattttttgcattatttttatgCCTGAATATTTCACCCAAGCAATGTTTGGACCAGTTAGGTTGCCGATCTTGTTTCAATTGATTGTCAGTCTATGTTTTTGAATCCAAGGAAGGTCAAATAGAACAAAAGCAGCGTCAGTAATATAGAATCATGATTTTTCACAACACTAGTCTGTTAACTGAGGAGTGTGAAATATCAGTGGTTGAGATTCTACAGACTTGATTTACCATCTATTCTGAAAATGAACCATATTCACTTCTCTGACCATAAATGGCCCAATTGTAGCCTAGGGCAGAGAAAAATCCTGATTCTACCTAGATTAAAGATGATTCCTTGCTCAGTGTATTTGCaccttttattttgcatttctcTTGAAAGCATGTTACTTGTTCATTATGAtgattatgttttatattaaatcaaaTTGCAGAGAAGGTAACCAGTACCAAAATCAGTAGCGCGGATAGTTCACCAGATCAGTGTgaatagttaaattttttattgatgtatCTTTCAAAGCATCTATATGTACAATTGAAATGCTGGAAGGGAAGGGAGGGTGATATCCTGACCTgccagcatttttttttttcttctttgaattattgtttttgttttcataagaCATTTTGTCTTTGGTGTTTTGACATACTTCGGTTTCCAGCTTACCAGAacccggaaaaaaaaaaaggaatggaTGTGCTCCATTGGCTCTGTTGTAGAGAGCAAATTTTTGTGATACAAGTGACTTATCAGTAGATGTTGTAGATGTTGCAGATGTTGCCATTAAAATTGTATCTTTAATTCAGTTCTTTGTTGTGGGCTTCATTCTGGACATTGGCTTAGTGTTGTGAATCTCTAATATCTGGCGTTTGAATGATCTAGGTGAATTCCATTTGGGCCTTTCTAAATTGTTACATCTTGTGAAGGGTTCCATTTTTACAGGGTTAGTTTTATTTGAGTGTGGTCTTTATGAGGGATTATAAATGAATTATCACCTAATTTAATGTGTACGTTTTTTATTTGGTTGCAAAACTATTCTGTATATACAATCACACTTTGGAAAACATTAGTAAATCATAAAATGTTGAAAATGGTAtggttattataattaaattctaTGGCAAGGTGATGCATAGCGTGAAATTGCTCTTCCATTAACGCCTTCCGATACCAACCTTTAATTGAACATATTCACCAcaaaattgtaataaaattaTGCAACCAATTTGATGTGCACTTGAttaatttgtttgcattatTGTTATGCAAGACTTGGAaatcaaaaaatagaaaataataataagatcattataattaaattcTATTACAAGGTGATGCATAACATGAAATTACTTGAAGCTTTTTGGCAAAATTCACATTGGGAAACCAATCCTTAATAGAACAAATTTGTCACacacaaaaactaaataaaccAAAGATGGGTACATAAAATTATGCACAAAATTCATGTTTACTTTTCTGATTTGGTTGCATTACGAACATGTATATATTCATGCTGGAATTTAAAAGTAAGTTCAAATATGgtcattataattaaatttaatttaattgcaaGGTGATTCATAACATGAAATTACTCTTCTCAAAAACACTTTGGGAAATTTTTTCCACAAAATTCCTTTACTGAAAAGGCAAcccttaaaaaaacatatttatcacaaaaaaaaagaaaaaatcccCAAACATGGGTGTATAAAGTCATGTGCAAATTTAATGTAGACTTTTCTGATTTGGTCGCATTACTAATGTTTATATACATTCATGTTGAAGTTTAAAAAgtcacaaaaattgaaaataataatatggtAGCATTACTACTGTGTATATACATTCACGCTGGAATTTAAAAGCAAGTCAcaaaaaattgagaataataatatgatcattataattaaaatctatTGCAAGGTGATGCATAACATGAAATTTCACTTATCAAGAAAactttgagaatttatttttattttttattttttgcaaaattCGAACAGGGAAAACCAATCCTTAATTGAATAtttgtccaaaataaaaaagagataacCCCAAAGAtggatatatataaaattatgtcaATTTAATGTGCACCTTTTTGAAGTGGTTGCTTActaatatgtatatacattcacGCTGGAATTTAAaagtaagtaaaaaaaaaaaaaattgaaaataataatatggtCACATTACTAATGTGTATATACATTCACATTggaatttaaaagtaaaaaaaatttgaaaataatagtaGGATTGActgaaaatttttgttaaaaaaaaacacaaaatatggGTATGCAAAATTATGTGCAAATTTAATGTGCGCTTTCTGACGTGGTTGCATTACTAATGTGTATATAAATTCACACTAGAATTTAAAACAAGTCACAAAAATTGAGAATAATAATATggtaattacatataaattcTATTGCAAGGTGATGGATAACATGAAATTAATCTTTCAAGACCACTTtcggagattttttttttgcaagattCGTACAAGGAAACCAACACTTAATTGAACATATTtgtcaaacaaaacaaaaaaggcCAAAGATGGGTATATGAAATAATGTGCAAATTTAATGTATGCTTTTCTGATTTAGTCGCATTACTAATGTGCATATATATTCATGCTGGAATTTAAAAGCAAATCACTAAAACTTGAAACTAATAATAAAGCCAAAGTGATGCATAACATGAAATTGCACTTTTCAAGGAAGCTTTTGACAGGGAACCTTTAATTGAACATATAtgtcacaaacaaacaaaaaaaatcctgAAAATGAATATACAAAATTATGTGAAAATTTAACGTGTACTATTTAGATTTGGTTGCATTactaatgtgtgtgtgtgtgtattcaCATCAAAATTTAAAGGTAAGTcacaaaaagaaattgaaaacaacAATATAGTCATTATAATTAAATTCTGTTGCAAAGAGATACAtaacatgaaatttttttttgttttctcaaaaacaatttgagaaatttttttgcaaatttccTCAAGGGAAACCAGCCCtaaattatacatatttgtcaaaaaataaataaaaaaaatcccaaaaatggGTATATAAAATTATGTGCAAATTTAATGTGTGCTTTCCACTATGGGTTTACAAGCATCATACAAAAGGTAACCATGCCAGCATTTGCAGTAAGTAAGAACTAGAagccttgaaaaaaaaaaagtggtgtATGTGTTTAAATCAACCTTCAGAGATAGAAGCAACCAACCTTGACATAGAAAAAGAGACAACTTCATCAGAGAGAGCTACTGTTAAACTTGGTATAATCTGCACAAGAACTGCTCAAAAGTATCACGTAACAAGAATCACTGGCCACTTGCAAATCCTAAAGCTCTGCCCAAAAGTCAAGAACAGTATAGCTAATTACTACTAGTTCAAGTTATATAAAAGGTTAGTATCTCACTGAGGGAAAGCAAAATACCATCTTACTGAAGTGCAGGTAATAAAAAGGTTgccaaattttgaaaagattgTTTTATTGGCTCTTAGGAAATTAAAGCATTCATACAGACATATTATTGCTCTTTGTATAAGGGACACTAGCCTATGGAGGTTGTGATTTGGCTCTTGAATGGCTACAATGGTTTTAGATATAGGGAAAGACTGTAATTCTCTTCTTTCACTTTCCGTATTGCACTAGTGATTTAACCACGTTTCTttagaaaaaaacattttaagaGCCATGGCTTAAGTAATTGAGTGGGAAATTGTCAGAGTAAAGTTACACGTAAATAATAAGTAGACTGTGTTTTCAAACACAAATCACTCAAACCGAACTTTCTCGAACAAATCATTTCAGGAAAGGGAGTTAGTTGCATTTTGATAATGTTGCAGCAGTCAATTTCAAAGGATGTGGCTCTGGGTTTTGTTAGATTAACAGAAAAactttcaaattaataaataaataatcctcAGCATCTTAACACCTGCCAAATCAAGAAATTCTACTTAACTTTGTAGGTTCATCATAACATCCTCAACAATCATGAATCTGTATGTGTTCGATACATACCTTGAATTCTTCTGATATCATTTTGTTTTGGAACTAATTTTAAGGATCACAATTCTTGGATCACATGTGCCTTCCTGGATTGCCCATGTAAAAACTCAGCAGCCTGCATTTGATGAACAACATGATAGAATAAGCAAATTCCAGTTTGTAAGACATCAACCTAAAACagcaaaaataaacatgaaagaGCATAATAATCTGCATACCAGAAGATGTTGACCCCAAGTGTGGAAACATCATTCGGATGCGCTTCATGATCTCAGTCAACGTCTTCAATTATTTGCAATTCCAGTTTCAGCTGGAAGCATCTTTCCCCACACCACAGCTAAGGGCAAATTCTCCCTACAAATCACTACCATGTTCATTTTATTGAACTACAATCTCTTGTAAATCCCGTTATCCACCATGCATTGGGTCATTTTGTTCCATCTACCCCCTTTTCACAAACTTAtctgcagtttttttttttttttcaaactccacatcatcatcctgaCTTTGACAAGAAGCCTGAAGACATACTCTAGGTTAGTAAATTTTGCTTCCCTGGCATCTGAATTTGGATGACATGTGCAGCATTTGCCAGCCAAAGCAGGTTGAGTTGGAGATAGTAATATTTCACATCCACCAATGTGTGTAGCTTTTGAAAAAACTCAAACTACATGATCCTCCAGTTGCACAGATAAACATGGTCACAAGAAAGGGAGGCAATTATAGACAATCGAGTGATCAGCTTCTTCCAAATCTTGTCACCATAATCAATTCTGCATTTGGACCTAATTTCAGCATTTCCAAGAACCATGGATCCTCCAAAAATCAACTCCTACAAGTGATCTTTTAAGGGCATTCTACATATTTTCTACTGGTAGAGTTATCAAATGATACAACACGCCATAAACCATGTTGCCCCACATTAGAAACAACACATGGGTTAAGGTTCAAGACATTGATGTAAGTATGATACTCCTGATTTTCTTCTTGCAATCTGTATAGGTCGTCCCCTCTAAAAGTCCCCTCACCATCGCCACCAAGTGCAAATGATGAGATGAGGGGATCACAAGTATCATCTCGAATTGGCATCTCATCAAGAATCTCACCAGCTTTGTCAATCTGCCCAATTTTATCATGAAAGCTCACAGATGCATCAACATCCGAAATAAATCCCATCTTTATATCAGAAGCAAGTGCCTGTTTGCCACGACTTAAAGTAGTGAACTCTGAAGAACCTCTTAAAATTCTGGCAAAGGCAAGTTTACCACCATGCCATTGACTCAGTTGAATTTGACGGAACATTTGGACATCTTCATCACTTCCTCTCTGCTGTATGTAGCCCAACATCAACATTGCATACATATTCACATCCCACTTCTTCATGCCATAAAAGAATTTGCAAGCAGAGTCAATCCTTCCAGATTTTACATAGAGGTGTATAATCGCATTTCCAATGATGATATCTGAAAATTCATAGCCACTCTTCATGATACAGCAATGTAACTGTTCACCCATCTCCAATGACTTACTAGCAGCGCAAGCATTGAGTGTGGTGGAAAAGCTGAAGTTATCGGGAACCAGCCCTGATCGATACTGCAAACTGAAAAGGTCAAGGGATGTCCTTGGTTGTGAATTCCAGTAATACCCAGCAAGCATGATATTTGTTTGAATGAGATCCTGTCGGTAAGATGTGAAGTTAAATAACTTACTAGCAGTGTCCATATGCCCACATTTTGCATACAGGTGAAGAAGAGATGCAACCATGAAACTAGAGAACTCAACCCCAAGTTTCAAAGCCAAGGCATGAATTTGTCTACCATTCTCCATAGCTCGAAGACCTGTACATGCATTAATTGTTGTTATAATAGAATACTGGTCTAAATCTGTCCCAGATTCCCAGCAACCACGAAAGCATTctagtgcttctctaaatctaGCATTTTTAACAAGACCTGTCATAATTGCAGTCCAAGAAACCACATCACGCACAGGCATCTCATAAAAAATTGCAAATGCATCCACCATCACTCCAAATTTAGCATAAGAGGAGATCAGCGCATTGCCGGTAGAAAGGTAAGCTAGATATCCAGCCTTTATTATCTGGGCATGGACAGGCACCATCTCTTCCTTGCTTTGACATATATTAATAATGCTGACTATTGCTCCTTGGTCTGTATCCAAACCTAACATGAGAAATTTCTTTGCAAGTTCTATAGCTTCGGCCCAATGGCTGTAAAAGTGATACCCTGAAATCAGGAGGGAAAACAAAGACGCATCAGGTTTCTTAACCCTATCAAAAAGCTTTCTCAAATCAGCAACTTCTCCAATCTTGCAGAACAATCTGACTAGCTCAGCAACAATGAAACTATCTTTATCCAACCCAATTTTGATAGAGTAAGCATGAAGATTCTTACAAAAATCAGGCATCTCCAAAGAAGAGCACACACCAGCAATCACTCTCAAAGTAACCAAATCCATCACAAATCCAATGCGGCACATCTCCTGGCACATTTCTGCAGCCTCCACAAGGAAACCATTACAGACATAGCCAGATATCATCGCATTCCATGCGACAGGGCTCTTCACCGGAATTTCGTAGAACACCTTCAGTGCATCATCCAAAGAACCACATTTGGCATACACACCAACCAGAGCAATCTCTACAAATCTATCAAAACCAAGTCCACCTTTAATAACCAACCCATGAACCAAAACGCCAATCCGCAACACCCCAGAAATGGCACACCCTTTCAGTACAGATGAGATAACAAAATGATTCGGCCTGACACCGTTCTTCAACATCCTCCTGAACAACCCATAAGCCTCCAGCTCAAACCCATGCGCCACAAAACCCGaaatcaaagtacaccaagAAATCAAATCCCTGtcaagcatttcatcaaacagctTCAGGCCACAATCCAAAAGTCCCAACTTAGCATACAAATCAAGCAACACATTAGACACCATCAACTCATTTTCCAATCCAAGCTTGATCAACTGACTGTGAACGAATCCACCAAGAACAAAGTTCCTAGTTTTGATGCACCTTCTGAGAAGTGTCACATAAGGGTTCCGATCCGAAGAAGGGAAGAGACAATCCAATGGACCAAGAATCCTGAAAACATCCATCATACTGCCATGATTCCCAGAAGAGCTCCCACAAATCCTATAGTTGTGAAGAGTGAAAGGGGGCAAAACCCTAGGGTTTGTGAAGTGGCGGAGCTTAACATGAGAGAGAGATGGATACACGAATGTAGTGATTGAAGCATTGAGAATGGATCTGAACATACCAATGGAGTTCTAGGGTTTATATGGGAGATGGGCATAGTCGCCGAATGGTGAATGCAGCGCGAGACGCTATTCAGATGGCGGCAACCATCCCATCGCCATGAGATTTCTTTGATGATGGTGATGTTCTTGTTCATCTTCTTATTTGCATattagtccttataatttttctatTCATCTATAAAGCcttcatatatgtttttttcatacatatatacaaataatacaaatcTTCTGGATTGTCTTTCAGTCTTTTggtaaagttattttttaatacatattttTGATGTTAAATATGCTCATTTATTCACCAAttcaacaatttaaaaacaaattggaaaaaaaaaaaaaaccaaaaaatgaatatttctCAAGCATATATCTTCAAAGAACACaataaaatttagaataatATAATTCAGTGTGCTACTCAACTGAAATAACTTTACAGAAGCCTTTTAAAACTTGATAAAGGCATTGATCACACTCACAGATAGcccaaaaaaacacacacactctTTTAAAAACAAGGGAACAAATACAAACTCTAGACATGAACAACAAATATTACAAGATtgaattttacatgaaaatgaACATGAAGGTATGCTTGCACTCATGCATTCTACTAATGGCTCAGCTCTCATCTACACCCTTCTTttctatttcttgttgttgtttaaaCACAAGAACAGCAGTT
The Dioscorea cayenensis subsp. rotundata cultivar TDr96_F1 unplaced genomic scaffold, TDr96_F1_v2_PseudoChromosome.rev07_lg8_w22 25.fasta BLBR01000479.1, whole genome shotgun sequence DNA segment above includes these coding regions:
- the LOC120254522 gene encoding pentatricopeptide repeat-containing protein At2g13600-like isoform X2 gives rise to the protein MFRSILNASITTFVYPSLSHVKLRHFTNPRVLPPFTLHNYRICGSSSGNHGSMMDVFRILGPLDCLFPSSDRNPYVTLLRRCIKTRNFVLGGFVHSQLIKLGLENELMVSNVLLDLYAKLGLLDCGLKLFDEMLDRDLISWCTLISGFVAHGFELEAYGLFRRMLKNGVRPNHFVISSVLKGCAISGVLRIGVLVHGLVIKGGLGFDRFVEIALVGVYAKCGSLDDALKVFYEIPVKSPVAWNAMISGYVCNGFLVEAAEMCQEMCRIGFVMDLVTLRVIAGVCSSLEMPDFWYHFYSHWAEAIELAKKFLMLGLDTDQGAIVSIINICQSKEEMVPVHAQIIKAGYLAYLSTGNALISSYAKFGVMVDAFAIFYEMPVRDVVSWTAIMTGLVKNARFREALECFRGCWESGTDLDQYSIITTINACTGLRAMENGRQIHALALKLGVEFSSFMVASLLHLYAKCGHMDTASKLFNFTSYRQDLIQTNIMLAGYYWNSQPRTSLDLFSLQYRSGLVPDNFSFSTTLNACAASKSLEMGEQLHCCIMKSGYEFSDIIIGNAIIHLYVKSGRIDSACKFFYGMKKWDVNMYAMLMLGYIQQRGSDEDVQMFRQIQLSQWHGGKLAFARILRGSSEFTTLSRGKQALASDIKMGFISDVDASVSFHDKIGQIDKAGEILDEMPIRDDTCDPLISSFALGGDGEGTFRGDDLYRLQEENQEYHTYINVLNLNPCVVSNVGQHGLWRVVSFDNSTSRKYVECP
- the LOC120254522 gene encoding pentatricopeptide repeat-containing protein At3g20730-like isoform X1, producing MFRSILNASITTFVYPSLSHVKLRHFTNPRVLPPFTLHNYRICGSSSGNHGSMMDVFRILGPLDCLFPSSDRNPYVTLLRRCIKTRNFVLGGFVHSQLIKLGLENELMVSNVLLDLYAKLGLLDCGLKLFDEMLDRDLISWCTLISGFVAHGFELEAYGLFRRMLKNGVRPNHFVISSVLKGCAISGVLRIGVLVHGLVIKGGLGFDRFVEIALVGVYAKCGSLDDALKVFYEIPVKSPVAWNAMISGYVCNGFLVEAAEMCQEMCRIGFVMDLVTLRVIAGVCSSLEMPDFCKNLHAYSIKIGLDKDSFIVAELVRLFCKIGEVADLRKLFDRVKKPDASLFSLLISGYHFYSHWAEAIELAKKFLMLGLDTDQGAIVSIINICQSKEEMVPVHAQIIKAGYLAYLSTGNALISSYAKFGVMVDAFAIFYEMPVRDVVSWTAIMTGLVKNARFREALECFRGCWESGTDLDQYSIITTINACTGLRAMENGRQIHALALKLGVEFSSFMVASLLHLYAKCGHMDTASKLFNFTSYRQDLIQTNIMLAGYYWNSQPRTSLDLFSLQYRSGLVPDNFSFSTTLNACAASKSLEMGEQLHCCIMKSGYEFSDIIIGNAIIHLYVKSGRIDSACKFFYGMKKWDVNMYAMLMLGYIQQRGSDEDVQMFRQIQLSQWHGGKLAFARILRGSSEFTTLSRGKQALASDIKMGFISDVDASVSFHDKIGQIDKAGEILDEMPIRDDTCDPLISSFALGGDGEGTFRGDDLYRLQEENQEYHTYINVLNLNPCVVSNVGQHGLWRVVSFDNSTSRKYVECP